In Anoplopoma fimbria isolate UVic2021 breed Golden Eagle Sablefish chromosome 12, Afim_UVic_2022, whole genome shotgun sequence, one DNA window encodes the following:
- the LOC129100388 gene encoding transcription factor HES-5-like: protein MAPCSSNYSSIHHIRISEKNNIKLRKPFVEKRRRDRINSCIEQLKIILEKEFHQQEPNSKLEKADILEMTVSFLRQQLQSGLCKSEYNQGFSVTPLQGLQQLHQAQRASSYSPVCSTPRPTTLQDSSSSSRGPVWRPW from the exons ATGGCTCCCTGCTCTTCCAACTACTCCTCTATTCACCACATCAGGATctctgagaaaaacaacatcaaa TTGAGAAAACCTTTTGTGGAGAAAAGGCGCAGAGATCGCATCAACAGCTGCATCGAGCAACTCAAGATCATCCTGGAGAAGGAGTTCCACCAGCAGGAGCCCAACTCCAAGCTGGAGAAAGCCGACATCCTGGAGATGACTGTGAGCTTCCtgaggcagcagctgcagtcgGGCCTCTGTAAAAGCGAATACAACCAAGGCTTCTCTGTGACTCCTCTGCAgggtctccagcagctccaTCAGGCCCAGAGAGCCAGCAGCTATTCCCCAGTTTGCTCCACTCCCAGGCCCACAACGCTgcaggacagcagcagcagcagcagaggcccCGTGTGGAGGCCTTGGTAG
- the her12 gene encoding hairy-related 12, whose product MAPCSSNYSSIHHIRISEKDNIKLRKPFVEKMRRDRINSCIEQLKIILEKEFHQQEPNSKLEKADILEMTVSFLRQQLQSGLCKSEYNQGFSNCWRDSVHFLSAGSNTEASVTPLQVLQQQEQKLHQAQRASSSSPVCSTLRPTTLQDSSSSRGPVWRPW is encoded by the exons ATGGCTCCTTGCTCATCCAACTACTCCTCTATTCACCACATCAGGATCTCTGAGAAAGACAACATCAAA TTGAGAAAACCTTTTGTGGAGAAAATGCGCAGAGATCGCATCAACAGCTGCATCGAGCAACTCAAGATCATCCTGGAGAAGGAGTTCCACCAGCAGGAGCCCAACTCCAAGCTGGAGAAAGCCGACATCCTGGAGATGACTGTGAGCTTCCtgaggcagcagctgcagtcgGGCCTCTGTAAAAGCGAATACAACCAAGGCTTCTCTAACTGCTGGAGGGACTCTGTGCACTTCCTCTCTGCTGGATCCAACACAGAGGCCTCTGTCACTCCTCTGCAggtcctccagcagcaggagcagaagCTTCATCAGGCCCAGAGAGCAAGCAGTTCCTCCCCAGTCTGCTCCACCCTCAGACCCACCACCCTgcaggacagcagcagcagcagaggcccTGTTTGGAGGCCTTGGTAG